One part of the Phoenix dactylifera cultivar Barhee BC4 chromosome 4, palm_55x_up_171113_PBpolish2nd_filt_p, whole genome shotgun sequence genome encodes these proteins:
- the LOC103708139 gene encoding bZIP transcription factor 11-like, which produces MPHIPTEILLSEFMVNSRFRRPTHLVQSFSVVFLYCGTSSGSSALVPGSTAAAIDEKKQKRMLSNRESARRSRMRKKQLLDDLRTQVSELRQQKGRILAALNLTTKHYQDVETANSVLRTQMAELSSRLHSLDEILRFLNGNFGSSHGNLLACEGPQNADGFTNPWNSVYTNQPIVASADMFQYY; this is translated from the exons ATGCCGCATATCCCAACTGAAATCCTCCTCTCCGAGTTTATGGTAAATTCTAGATTCAGACGCCCGACCCATCTCGTTCAATCTTTCTCCGTTGTCTTCCTCTACTG CGGGACTTCTTCTGGATCATCGGCTCTGGTTCCGGGGTCCACGGCGGCGGCGATCGACGAGAAGAAGCAGAAGCGGATGCTGTCGAACCGGGAGTCAGCGCGGCGGTCTCGAATGCGGAAGAAGCAGCTCCTGGACGATCTGAGGACCCAGGTGAGCGAGCTGAGGCAGCAGAAAGGCCGCATCCTCGCAGCTCTAAACCTCACCACCAAGCACTACCAGGACGTTGAGACTGCGAACTCCGTGCTCAGGACTCAGATGGCGGAGCTCAGTTCCAGACTGCACTCCCTCGATGAGATCCTCCGCTTCTTGAATGGAAACTTCGGCAGCAGCCATGGGAATCTTCTGGCCTGCGAGGGGCCTCAGAACGCTGATGGATTCACCAATCCTTGGAACTCCGTGTACACGAACCAGCCCATCGTGGCCTCGGCGGACATGTTCCAATACTACTAG